In Elusimicrobiota bacterium, the sequence CACGGCTCCCTCCGGCCAGCTCGCGGGGGGGATGAGGTCGTCGTAGCAGGGCCAGAGCGCGGAGTATTGGCGCTCGGCCGCGTAGACGGGCTCGAAAACAATGGAGCCGTCGTTCCGGCGCAAAGTCACCACAGTGGCGAAGTCGGCGGCGATTTTTTTCTCGGCCTTCCAAAGCATCTCGAGCTCGAGCCATTCTCCGGCGAGCCTTCCCCGTAGGGCGAGGAGAGACGCTCCGTTGGCGGCGGTCCAAAGCGGCGGCAAGGCTCCTTGCCCGGGAACAAAGCGCGAGTCCATGAGCCACGCCTTAGGAGAAAGCCGGGCCTCGGCCCGGCAGGAAGTGGGAGCATTCAAGGCGACGGTCTCGATTTTGCCTCCCGGGATTTCGAGCTTAAGGCCGCCGGCGCAGGCAAAATCTCCGTTATTGTAGAGCATGACTTGCATGTCCCGATAAGGGGTCCAGGAGAAATACTCCTTGCCGAAAAGCTCGACCTGGTTGCCGTGGAAGGCCCCGCGCCGCGTGGGGCCCATCATGATGTCTCCAGCCCTGGGAAGGGCACCGCCGCTCTCCGCGAAAGCGTAAACGTGCTCGCGGGGCTGCCTGAAGGCCGGTGCCCGGGCGATCGAGAGCGGGGCTCCCAATAGGAAGAGGCTGTCGGCCTTGCCGCCTAGAAGTTCGAGCGCTTTTTGGGCGAACCGCTGCTGGAGTTGGGCGGATAGGCTCCAGCCGTAGCCCTCCGCCAACGCCGTTCCACCGGAAAGTCCGAAGAAGAGAAAGGCCGCGCCCGCGGCCGCGCGCCGCGGTCTTAAGCCCGCGCTTGCCAGCCACCGCTGCGCGCCCGCGGCCAGGCATAGAACGAGGCCCAGGCTCGGCAAGTAGTTGTGGCGCGCGCTGATGTACCAGAAATAATTGGGGAGATAGGCGCAAAAAAACCAGCAGGCTCCGAAGCTCAGCACGGTCCACGGCGCGGCGGGAGCCTCCTCCGAGCCGCGCAGCTGCGCCATCTTCCAAATCCATGCCGCGCTCAAGACGGCTAGGAGCGCCGCCGTGGGTCCCGGCCCCCCGGCCCAGCTGTGCAGGGCCTCCCAGGCCGGCAGTTTGCGCATGGGGACGAAGGAATCGAGCAAGGAGTGGAGGAAGCTTCCCGGCATATTCCCAAAGCGAATCATGGGCCGTCCTCCGTTCGAGACGGGCGCCAAGAGACGCAGGAGGCAATGGATCCCATCCACTGCCAAGCCGAAGACCGCGATCCCGGCCAAAGCCTCATGGGAAGGACGGGGCTCCGGAGCGAGGCGGCGCAGGAAGAAAAGAAGGGGGATCCACATGAAGAAGGCCTGGTCGTAGTCGAAGGCGGCCAGGGCGTAAAAAGCCAGGGCCAATCCCCATCTGGCGGCGGGCCGCAGAGAAGCGATTCCCGCAGCCAAGAAGGAGAGGAGGATGAAAGTCGTGGATAGGAGGTTCATGGCTATGGCCGAGGTCCAGAAATGAGTCTCTCCGTGGTTGGGATAGACCAGGAAAAGCCCGCTGGCGAGCAGTCGCTGGGACTCGGCAAGGCCCATCTGCCCGAGGAGGGCATAGACCAGGCCCACGTTGAGGAGGTCGAGGAAAAGCCCGAAGAGGTGCAGGCGCGCGGGGTCGGGTCCCAGGATTTTGTAGAGCGCGGCGTAATAGAGGATGTAGAGGTTGCGCCCCGGCACGTAGTCCAGAAACTCGCGGCGCATCTGGCTCCAGCGCGGTTTCGACAGGGTTGCGTGGAAGGCGTGGTCGTCGAGGTGGAGCCCGGCCTGAGGAGCGTGCGGGCCGAAAATAAGCCCTCCCGCCAAGGCGAGAAAGGCCAGAGATGGGATAGAGCGCAGCATCAAGAAAATAAATTATAGATAATAAAGCTCCATGGCGGACGCGCCCCCGGTGCATTTCCAATCAGTCTCAGCCCCTCTGCCAAGGGGCGGAGGGACCTGGATTTATCTCGGTTGGGACGTCGCGCGACGCGAGCGGCTTTCCCGGGCCTGGGGCCGATTTCCCGAGCCCTTGGGCTTGCGCCTGTCCGAGGCCGGAGAGCGCTTGCGCGGGCCTTTCCTCGACCTGGTGGCCGAGTGGGGGCGCCGCCAAGAGGACTCCCCCGCCTGGTGGGCGGGCACCTTGGCCTGGAAGTCCTGGAGCGCCTCCCAGCTCTTCCAGCTGTGCTGCTATCTTGAAGTGGCCGCTCGCGTCGCGCGCGAGCGGCCGGGGGAGGGCCTCGTTGTCGTTATCGAGGATCCGTGGCTTCTGCGCCAAGTTGAGGCCGCTCTTTTCCAAGAAATAGGAGTCCCATCTAGATCCATGGCAGAGCTCTGGCAGCGCCGCGCAGCGGCGCTGCTGACTGGACTAGCCCGGCGCTGGTTCTGGGCCTGCCGCATGGCTTTTTCCGCCCTGCGCACCGCGGCTTCTCAGCGATCCGTCGCGCCTCCCCCTCCCGCAGGCCCGCCCGCGGTGCTCATTTACAGCTATCTGGTCGAGCGCTGTCTGGCGGGTGGGCGCTGGACCGATCCCTACCTTCCCGGCCTCGAGGAGGAGCTCTCGGCCGCGGGGGCGTCCGCGGTGCGCTGCACGGATCCCGATGTCACGGGCTTCGAGAGGCGCCTGGCCGTCCGCGGAAGCGTCGAGCCTCTCATGCGCTGGGCTTCGCTCGGGGGCTTCTTGCGCGCGCTGGCGGCCCTGCCGCCGGAGCCGCCCGGCCCCCGCGTTTTGGCGGGCCTGCCCATAGAACTCCTTGTCCGGCGCGAATGGTGGCACGATTTTTCGCGCTCCGGCCGGTGCGCCCATTTATTTTTCTGGGACGCGGCCGAGCGCCTCCTTTCCTCCCGCCCTTGGAAGGCCTTGGTCCTGGCCTGGGAAGGCCAGCCCCAGGAGCGCCTGCTCGCCTTGGCCGCGCGCCGCCGGTGCGTGAAAGTGGTCGGCTCCCAGCATACCACGGTCTCGCCCTGGCAGCTGCCCTTCCTCCTGGGTCGGGGGGAGGCGGAGTGGGCGCCCTTCCCGGATGCCCTGCTCACCGCGGGGCCCCATCCCCGGGAAGTCCTGGCCCAGGGCGGCGTTCCTGAATCCAGACTGCGCGGCGGCGGCAGCCGGCGATTCAGGGCGCCCGTCTTTGCCGCAGGCGAAAAGGGAGAGGAGATTCTAGTCGTCCTTCCGGTGGATCCCCTGCGCGCCAGGCACCTGCTCTCGGCCATCTCCAGGGCTTTTCCGGACGGCCGGCTTCCCGCTCCCGCCGCGGTCAAGCCCCACCCCGGCGATCCCCACGCGGCGAGGGACCTTCCTTTCCCCGCCCGGATCGCCCGCGAGGCCTTCGCCGAGGCCGTCAAGCGCTCGCGCCTAGTGGTTTACACGAGCACGGCCGCGGGCTTGGAGGCCCTGGCGCTGGGCGTTCCCGCTCTGCGCTACCGCTCGGATTCCTTGCTCGACATAGATCCCTCGGACGTTTTAAGCGACGAGCTTCTGTCCACTGCGAGCGACGCGGATTTCAAGGAAGCGCTCGAGTCCATGCTCCGCGAGCCGCGGCGACCAACTCCCGAGGCCGTGTCCGCGGCCTTGGCCCGGCTCTTCGAGCCCGCCCAGCCCGAAGCGTGGCGGCAGGAAATCCTGGGATTCTAGTGTAGTGTCCCGGAGGGAAGGCCCATCTTTGGAGCATTTCGTCGTTGCTCCTCGGTTACAGGCCTCGGCCCGCGCCCTCGTCGCGCCTAGAACTGTTCTCAAATCTGGGCCTTCCATTGTCCAGTTATTTCCGGGACACTACACTAGGGTTTCAATCGTCAAACGTGTTTTAAGGTCACAAGAGCGCGTCAAGCGCCCGCGAATAAGCTTGCCAGAAAGGATCGACAACCGGATGCGTGAGCGTTCGTTCGCGTCTCCCGCTCAAGATTTTAATTCCCCTCTCTGGTCGGAGGATTTCTCCGATAACAGCGGCAGGGATGCCTCGACGCTTGAAAGCTTTCATTAAGCGGCCGGTGTGGTGCTCCCGGCAGGTCAACAACAACGTCCCCTCGCTAATCGAAGCGTACGGGTCGATGCGAAATAACTCGCATATCTTGGCTGCCGCATCGGATACCGGCACAGCACCCTGATCAATATGCAGGCCTACGCCAGAAGCGCGTGCTATTTCGTAGAGGCCGCCCCAAACTCCACACTCGGTTGCGTCGTGCATGGCACTGACGCCGCGGTCACGCAACCCAATCGCCGCTGCGGCCAATGCATCATCGACCGTCGACATCTGCCAAAATAATTTTTCCGCCTGGCACGCGAAGTCGGTGCCGCAACGTTCCGCGATGAAGCGAGGGAAAGTGACCGCAAAAAGACCGGCCGCCTCTATGGCGGCTCCTTTCGTGATTATGATCATATCTCCGGGACGCGCCATTTCGGTCGTTACATAGCTGTCGCGGCGACCCATGGCCATCATCGTCGCTCCACCGATCATTGGGTACTGGCATCCCGCGTATTTCGCCGTGTGCCCGGTCACGATGCTAACGCCGTATTTCACGCACTCTCGGTGGAACACGCTCCAGAATGCCTCCAGATCCGCGCGGCTTGTCGTCAGCGGCAGATTCATGTCCACGGCCAAGTAGGCCGGCTTGAGGCCGCTGGTGGCGATATCCGAGGCCAGGATATGAAATGCAAACCATGCGGCGCGTTCCCAACCATACTGAGGAACGACGAATAAGGGGTCGCAGGTTACCGCCATCACCTGGCCTCCACCCAGGTCCACGATCCCACAGTCGACGCCGTGGCGCGGCCCGGTCAATATTCGTTTCGAGCGCGCTCCTAGCCGTGGATAGATAATGGCGTCGAATATTTCCGGAGGAATCTTTCCAATGCTCGGCAATTCTTCTTTTTTCATAGAGTGTACTCTAGACTATGGTTTAACGTTTCAACGGCACGACCGGCATTGCGGGCCGCAAAAGCAGCTGAAACCACCGCTACGGAGTCCGCGCCCGCGCGCATGAGCGCGCCTGCGTTGGCCGCGGTGACTCCGCCGATGGCCACGATCGGTACGGTCATGCGTCGTCGCGCCTTTCCGAGAATCTCCATGGGGAGCAACGGCTCGTCGGGTTTTGTCGGTGAAGGAAAAAACGCGCCAAAAGACACATAGCTTGCTCCGCGGCGCTCCATTTCAATGGCATGCGCGAGGTCGCCGTAACAAGAGACGCCGATGATCGCATTTGGGCCGAGGAGCTCGTGTGCCGCTTCCACCGGTGGATCCACCGCTCCGAGATGCACACCGTCAGCCTTGATCAAGCGCGCCAGCAACGGGTCATCGTTGACGATCAGCTTGATGCCTAGACGCTTTGTTTGCGCGGAAAGCTCTTGTCCCAATTCCGCTCGGTCGCGCAGCAGTGAGGACTTCTCGCGAAATTGAATAATCTGGACGCCAGATGCAGCCACCTGCCGGATGCGCTCTAAGAAATTCCGGCGCAGGATTAATCGTTCATCCGTAATCACGTGGAGTCGACCAAGTCCTGAGTTCATGGCGCGTTCCAGTGATGGAGAATCGGCCCGCAGCCGGAACCGAGTCCCGGAGCGGCGCAGATCGCTCCAGCAACGTAATCTTTCGCGCGCAGCGCCGCCTCGCGCAAATTCAGCCCCAGCGCCAAATAGGCCGCCAAGGCAGCAGACAAAGTGCAGCCGGTTCCATGAGTATGGCGTGAATTGATTCTTGGGCCGTCCAATGTTAGGAATCTGACCCGATCGAACAGAATATCCTTGCAGCGAGCGCCCCGCGTATGACCACCCTTGAGCAAGACGGCTCGCGGACCGAAGGCGACTATGCTGCGCGCCGCCGCGCGCATCGCGGCTGCGCCGATAATTCGCCGCCCAATGAGAGCCTCCGCCTCCGGCAGATTCGGCGTTACGATCCCTGCCAGCGGCAATAGACGCTTGATTAAAGCTTCCCGCGCGTCGATTTTCAGTAAAACCGATCCGCCCTTGGCCACCATGACGGGGTCGATGACCAGATTATGGAATCGACAGCGGGTCAGAATCGCCGAAACCGTCTCGACGATCGCGGCGTTAGACAGCATCCCTGTTTTGACCGCGTCAACACCGAGATCATCAGCGACCGCCTCAAACTGCTTGACGATGAGTTGCGGGGGCATGTCCATGGCCGCCAGCACCCCGCGCGTGTTCTGTGCGGTGATCGCTGTGACGACGCTCATCCCATAGACTTTCAGCGCCGCGAAAGTCTTCAGGTCGGCTTGAATGCCTGCGCCACCGCCAGAGTCCGAGCCAGCGATGGTCAATACCCGAGGAACCGGAGGACGGTCTTGTCGAGTTGATGAGACCCGACCATAGGGCAGGGTTGGGCAGGAAAGGCGAACTTCATTCATATTCCCTCCGCTGGTATTACCCAGATCAGGTTTTTAGGGTCTCCCGAGGTATC encodes:
- a CDS encoding AIR synthase → MKKEELPSIGKIPPEIFDAIIYPRLGARSKRILTGPRHGVDCGIVDLGGGQVMAVTCDPLFVVPQYGWERAAWFAFHILASDIATSGLKPAYLAVDMNLPLTTSRADLEAFWSVFHRECVKYGVSIVTGHTAKYAGCQYPMIGGATMMAMGRRDSYVTTEMARPGDMIIITKGAAIEAAGLFAVTFPRFIAERCGTDFACQAEKLFWQMSTVDDALAAAAIGLRDRGVSAMHDATECGVWGGLYEIARASGVGLHIDQGAVPVSDAAAKICELFRIDPYASISEGTLLLTCREHHTGRLMKAFKRRGIPAAVIGEILRPERGIKILSGRRERTLTHPVVDPFWQAYSRALDALL
- the thiD gene encoding bifunctional hydroxymethylpyrimidine kinase/phosphomethylpyrimidine kinase, producing the protein MNEVRLSCPTLPYGRVSSTRQDRPPVPRVLTIAGSDSGGGAGIQADLKTFAALKVYGMSVVTAITAQNTRGVLAAMDMPPQLIVKQFEAVADDLGVDAVKTGMLSNAAIVETVSAILTRCRFHNLVIDPVMVAKGGSVLLKIDAREALIKRLLPLAGIVTPNLPEAEALIGRRIIGAAAMRAAARSIVAFGPRAVLLKGGHTRGARCKDILFDRVRFLTLDGPRINSRHTHGTGCTLSAALAAYLALGLNLREAALRAKDYVAGAICAAPGLGSGCGPILHHWNAP
- a CDS encoding thiamine phosphate synthase; translation: MNSGLGRLHVITDERLILRRNFLERIRQVAASGVQIIQFREKSSLLRDRAELGQELSAQTKRLGIKLIVNDDPLLARLIKADGVHLGAVDPPVEAAHELLGPNAIIGVSCYGDLAHAIEMERRGASYVSFGAFFPSPTKPDEPLLPMEILGKARRRMTVPIVAIGGVTAANAGALMRAGADSVAVVSAAFAARNAGRAVETLNHSLEYTL